A window of Clostridium botulinum BKT015925 contains these coding sequences:
- the murD gene encoding UDP-N-acetylmuramoyl-L-alanine--D-glutamate ligase — MKKNFNEFKDFIKDKRVAVVGIGISNIPLIHFLVKLGAEVTAFDKKDEEKLGDIAIEFKSKGIKLELGEEYLNNLIGFDVVFKTPSMRIDNEALVRAKESGSYITSEMEEFIKYCPAKVFGITGSDGKTTTTTLVYNMLKSEGYKTWVGGNIGNPLFANIEEMTKADKVVLELSSFQLMTIKEDMNCALVTNLSPNHLDIHKDMEEYVDAKKNIFKYQNENDLLVLNKDNKITNDLVNEAKGKVKQFSIKEEIHNGAYFKNDKLFILDKEVCALEEIKLKGMHNVENLLAAFCLVNEDVSINNMRKVAISFTGVEHRCEFVRELDGVKYYNDSIASSPTRTIAGLRAFEKPVILIAGGYDKHIPFEPLAEEGYDKIKALILTGVTKEKIKKAFDNVIENKPYKIPIYMVERFEEAIYKAKEISKAGDIVTLSPACASFDMFANFEIRGNKFKDIVNNL, encoded by the coding sequence ATGAAGAAAAATTTTAATGAATTTAAAGATTTTATCAAAGATAAACGAGTAGCGGTTGTTGGGATAGGGATAAGTAATATTCCTTTAATTCATTTTTTGGTTAAGTTAGGAGCGGAAGTAACTGCTTTTGATAAAAAAGATGAAGAAAAACTAGGGGATATAGCTATAGAGTTTAAAAGCAAAGGTATTAAATTAGAACTTGGAGAAGAATATTTAAATAATTTAATAGGATTTGATGTTGTTTTTAAAACTCCATCTATGAGAATAGATAATGAAGCCTTAGTAAGGGCTAAAGAGTCAGGGTCTTATATAACTTCTGAAATGGAAGAGTTTATTAAATATTGTCCAGCTAAAGTTTTTGGGATAACAGGAAGTGATGGAAAAACAACAACAACAACTCTTGTATATAATATGTTAAAAAGCGAAGGTTACAAGACATGGGTAGGGGGAAATATCGGGAATCCTCTTTTTGCAAATATAGAAGAAATGACTAAAGCAGATAAGGTTGTTTTAGAATTATCTAGTTTTCAACTTATGACTATAAAAGAAGATATGAATTGTGCATTAGTTACTAATCTATCTCCAAATCATTTAGACATTCATAAAGATATGGAAGAATATGTAGATGCTAAGAAAAATATATTTAAATATCAAAACGAAAATGATTTATTAGTTTTAAATAAGGATAATAAAATAACAAATGATTTAGTAAATGAAGCTAAGGGAAAAGTTAAGCAATTTAGTATAAAAGAAGAAATTCATAATGGTGCGTACTTTAAAAATGATAAGCTGTTCATTTTAGATAAAGAAGTTTGTGCATTAGAAGAAATAAAGCTAAAGGGGATGCATAATGTAGAAAATCTTTTAGCGGCTTTTTGCTTAGTAAATGAAGATGTAAGTATTAATAATATGAGAAAAGTTGCTATAAGTTTTACTGGAGTTGAACATAGATGTGAATTTGTAAGAGAACTTGACGGTGTTAAATATTATAATGATTCTATAGCCTCAAGTCCAACAAGAACCATTGCAGGACTTAGAGCTTTTGAAAAACCTGTAATTTTAATTGCTGGAGGATATGATAAGCATATACCATTTGAACCTTTAGCTGAAGAAGGATATGATAAAATCAAAGCTTTAATTTTAACTGGGGTTACTAAAGAGAAGATAAAAAAAGCTTTTGATAATGTTATTGAAAATAAACCATATAAAATTCCTATTTATATGGTAGAAAGATTTGAAGAAGCCATTTACAAGGCTAAAGAAATTTCAAAGGCAGGAGATATAGTGACATTATCACCTGCATGTGCTAGTTTTGATATGTTTGCTAATTTCGAAATAAGAGGAAATAAGTTTAAAGACATAGTAAATAATTTATAA
- the dusB gene encoding tRNA dihydrouridine synthase DusB, with protein sequence MKIGNLNFENNVFLAPMAGVTDIAYRGLCKEMGCGLVYTEMISAKGMYYNNENTKKLLMLSKEEKPVAAQIFGSDPLVMARACEILNEDNGVCIIDINMGCPAPKIVKNGEGSALMKTPELAAEIVLEMKKISKKPVTVKFRKGFDNDNINAIEFAKRMEQAGADAIAIHGRTRAQMYEGKADWDIIRRVKESVNIPVIGNGDVFSAEKAFQLREETNCDGIMIARGAMGNPWIFKQIQLALNNEEVIYPTSEEKIDMCIRHLNLAIQYHGELKAVREMRKHIAWYIKGIKNCTDIKNKINVEKESHNVIKILTEYKAML encoded by the coding sequence ATGAAAATAGGAAACTTAAATTTTGAAAACAATGTGTTTTTAGCTCCTATGGCAGGTGTTACGGATATTGCTTATAGAGGATTATGCAAAGAAATGGGTTGCGGTCTTGTATATACAGAAATGATAAGTGCTAAAGGTATGTACTACAATAATGAAAATACAAAAAAATTATTAATGTTAAGTAAAGAAGAAAAACCTGTGGCAGCGCAAATATTTGGAAGTGATCCTTTAGTTATGGCAAGAGCTTGTGAAATTTTAAATGAAGACAATGGTGTTTGTATAATTGATATTAATATGGGATGTCCTGCTCCTAAGATAGTTAAAAATGGAGAAGGTTCTGCTTTGATGAAAACTCCAGAACTTGCTGCTGAAATAGTATTAGAAATGAAGAAAATATCAAAAAAACCTGTAACGGTAAAGTTCAGAAAAGGATTCGATAATGACAATATAAATGCTATAGAGTTTGCAAAAAGAATGGAACAGGCAGGAGCAGATGCCATTGCTATTCATGGAAGAACAAGAGCACAAATGTATGAAGGAAAAGCTGATTGGGATATAATAAGAAGAGTTAAAGAATCCGTAAATATTCCTGTTATAGGTAATGGAGATGTTTTTTCAGCAGAAAAGGCATTCCAATTAAGAGAAGAAACAAATTGTGATGGTATAATGATCGCTAGAGGTGCTATGGGCAATCCTTGGATATTTAAGCAAATACAATTAGCTTTGAATAATGAAGAGGTTATTTATCCAACTTCTGAGGAAAAGATAGATATGTGTATAAGACATTTAAATTTAGCAATACAATATCATGGAGAGCTTAAAGCTGTGAGAGAAATGAGAAAGCACATTGCTTGGTATATAAAAGGAATTAAAAATTGTACGGATATAAAAAATAAGATAAATGTAGAAAAAGAAAGTCATAATGTTATAAAAATTCTTACAGAATATAAAGCTATGCTATAA
- the greA gene encoding transcription elongation factor GreA, whose amino-acid sequence MSDSKQYIMTAEGVKKLEDELEYLKTTKRREITEKIKVALSYGDLSENSEYDEAKNEQAFVEGRIVQIENMLRNANVIDESEIPKDVVSVGAIVKVKDYDFDEEIDFHIVGSAEADPMENKISNESPVGSALIGKKVGDIVNVPVPDGISKFEILEIRI is encoded by the coding sequence ATGAGTGATTCAAAACAATATATCATGACTGCCGAGGGTGTTAAAAAGTTAGAAGATGAATTGGAATATCTTAAAACAACTAAAAGAAGAGAAATTACTGAAAAAATAAAAGTAGCGTTATCTTATGGGGACTTGAGTGAAAACTCAGAATATGATGAAGCTAAAAATGAGCAAGCATTTGTTGAAGGAAGAATCGTACAAATAGAAAACATGCTAAGAAATGCTAATGTTATTGATGAAAGTGAAATTCCAAAAGACGTTGTTAGTGTAGGTGCTATTGTAAAAGTTAAAGATTACGATTTTGATGAAGAAATAGATTTTCACATAGTAGGTTCAGCTGAAGCAGATCCTATGGAAAACAAAATTTCCAATGAATCACCAGTAGGAAGTGCCTTAATAGGTAAGAAAGTTGGAGATATAGTTAATGTACCAGTGCCAGATGGTATAAGTAAATTTGAAATTTTAGAAATTAGAATCTAA
- the lysS gene encoding lysine--tRNA ligase — MEAKKEAEFNALVKERMQKLSNLQEQGKDPFDVYKVERTHTSQQIKDNYDELEGKNVTVAGRLMSKRVHGKAGFSDIRDRYGKIQLYIKIDDVGEEKLKEYKTFDIGDFVSITGTVFKTKTGEVTLHILDFKLLTKSLKPLPEKFHGLKDPDLRYRQRYVDLIMNEDVRETFMKRTAIIKAIREFLDNREFLEVETPILSPIAGGAAAKPFITHHNALDIDMYLRIATELYLKRLIVGGFEKVYEIGKNFRNEGIDIRHNPEFTAIELYEAYADYNDMMEITENMVAYVCEKVNGTTKVMYEGTEIDFKPPWRRITMVDAVKEFAGVDFNEVNTDEEAREIAKGKELELKKELKDCTKGDILVALFEEFGEEKLMQPTFVCDYPKENSPLTKKKRGNDALTERFEGFVYGREICNAYSELNDPIVQKERFVQQLKERELGDDEAYMMDDDFINALEIGMPPTGGLGIGIDRLIMFLTDSSSIRDVILFPTMKPTK; from the coding sequence ATGGAAGCGAAGAAAGAAGCTGAATTCAATGCTTTGGTAAAAGAAAGAATGCAAAAGCTTTCAAATCTTCAAGAACAAGGGAAAGACCCTTTTGATGTATATAAGGTAGAAAGAACTCATACATCACAACAAATAAAAGATAACTATGATGAATTAGAGGGTAAAAACGTAACTGTTGCAGGTAGACTTATGTCTAAGAGAGTGCATGGTAAAGCAGGATTCTCTGATATTCGTGATAGATATGGAAAAATTCAATTATATATAAAAATTGATGATGTTGGAGAAGAAAAGCTTAAAGAATATAAAACATTTGATATAGGTGATTTTGTATCTATAACAGGAACTGTATTTAAGACAAAAACAGGAGAAGTAACTTTACATATTCTTGATTTTAAATTACTTACTAAGTCTTTAAAACCATTACCAGAGAAGTTCCACGGATTAAAGGATCCAGATTTAAGATATAGACAAAGATACGTAGATTTAATAATGAATGAAGATGTAAGAGAAACATTTATGAAAAGAACTGCTATAATAAAGGCTATTAGAGAATTCTTAGATAATAGAGAATTCTTAGAAGTTGAAACTCCAATTCTTTCTCCAATAGCTGGTGGTGCGGCTGCAAAGCCATTCATAACTCACCATAATGCATTAGATATAGATATGTATCTTAGAATAGCAACAGAACTTTATCTAAAGAGACTTATTGTAGGTGGATTTGAGAAGGTATATGAAATAGGTAAAAACTTTAGAAATGAAGGAATAGATATAAGACATAACCCTGAATTTACAGCTATAGAGTTATATGAAGCATATGCTGATTATAATGATATGATGGAAATTACTGAAAACATGGTAGCTTACGTTTGCGAAAAAGTTAATGGAACTACTAAAGTTATGTATGAAGGTACAGAAATAGATTTCAAACCACCTTGGAGAAGAATTACAATGGTTGATGCTGTAAAAGAATTTGCAGGTGTAGACTTTAATGAAGTTAATACTGATGAAGAAGCTAGAGAAATAGCTAAAGGAAAAGAATTAGAACTTAAAAAAGAGCTTAAAGATTGCACAAAAGGAGACATCTTAGTAGCTTTATTTGAGGAGTTCGGAGAAGAAAAATTAATGCAACCAACATTTGTATGTGACTATCCAAAGGAAAACTCACCTCTTACTAAAAAGAAAAGAGGAAATGATGCATTAACTGAAAGATTTGAAGGATTCGTATACGGAAGAGAAATATGTAATGCATATTCTGAATTAAATGATCCTATAGTTCAAAAAGAAAGATTTGTACAACAACTTAAAGAAAGAGAACTTGGTGATGATGAAGCATATATGATGGATGATGATTTCATAAATGCTTTAGAAATCGGTATGCCACCTACAGGTGGACTTGGAATAGGTATAGATAGATTAATAATGTTCTTAACTGATTCTAGTTCAATTAGAGACGTTATATTATTCCCAACAATGAAACCAACAAAATAG
- the fusA gene encoding elongation factor G — MKSYSTHDLRNIGFIGHSGSGKTTLTEAILYCTKTIDRFGKISEGNTISDYDPEEKKRKISISTSIVSCEYNNIKINIFDTPGYFDFVGETIEALKAMDTAIITLSGKSGVKVGTEKAWEYVNKLNMPRAFFINKLDRENSDFEKTLYQLKEKFGMSIVPIQYPIGRENDFRGVINLISKKARIFNQKKSCMEVTEIPHELLNKVEEYRNMIMESVAESDEVLLEKYFNEGLLTDEELYNGIIKGAREGDITPVLCGSAFKGIGINAFLDDIMACFPCPKECNDIKGFDLEQNKELNINIDENKPFSALVFKTIADPFVGKLSIFKVITGKVKTDDIVYNVNKKKQEKFAGIYFIRGKEQIPTKEIVAGDVGAVPKLQYTTTGDTLTSNKSSKVYSEMVFPEPVMSMSIIPKSKGDEDKISSGLNKLLDEDPTFKVSRDVENADTIISGIGETHLDVIASKLKNKFGVDIELKTPKVPYRETIKKSSEVQGKHKKQSGGHGQYGDVKIKFEPRNDGNQELLFIDKIVGGVVPKQYIPAVEKGLKEAMKHGVLAGFPVIGLKATLYDGSYHPVDSSEMAFKVAASLAYKKGMQQGEPILLEPIMQVQIEVPNDYMGEIISDINKKRGKVLGMDAFKNLEKIIAEVPMAEMFKYATDLRALTGGRGDFKMTFKRYEEVPYNEVEKVINNIKK, encoded by the coding sequence ATGAAGTCATATAGCACACATGACTTAAGAAACATAGGTTTTATAGGTCATAGTGGATCAGGTAAGACAACTCTTACAGAAGCAATTTTATATTGTACAAAAACTATTGACAGATTTGGTAAGATATCAGAAGGTAATACCATAAGTGATTATGACCCTGAAGAAAAGAAAAGAAAAATATCAATATCTACAAGTATTGTATCCTGTGAGTATAATAATATAAAAATTAATATTTTTGATACACCTGGATATTTTGATTTTGTAGGGGAGACTATAGAAGCATTAAAAGCTATGGATACTGCTATAATCACATTATCGGGTAAATCAGGAGTAAAAGTGGGAACAGAAAAAGCTTGGGAATATGTAAATAAATTAAATATGCCTAGAGCATTTTTTATAAATAAATTAGATAGAGAAAACAGTGATTTTGAAAAAACATTATATCAATTAAAAGAGAAATTTGGTATGTCTATAGTACCAATTCAATATCCTATAGGAAGGGAAAATGATTTTAGAGGAGTTATAAACCTTATATCTAAAAAAGCTAGAATATTTAATCAAAAGAAGTCATGTATGGAGGTTACAGAAATACCACATGAATTATTAAATAAAGTAGAAGAATATAGGAATATGATAATGGAATCAGTGGCTGAGAGTGATGAAGTATTATTAGAAAAATATTTTAATGAAGGTTTATTAACTGATGAAGAATTATATAATGGCATTATAAAAGGCGCACGAGAGGGTGATATAACACCTGTACTTTGTGGTTCCGCATTTAAGGGAATAGGTATAAATGCATTTTTAGATGATATAATGGCGTGTTTCCCTTGTCCTAAGGAGTGCAATGATATTAAAGGATTTGATTTAGAACAAAATAAAGAGCTTAATATTAATATAGATGAGAATAAACCTTTTTCAGCCCTTGTATTTAAAACTATTGCAGACCCATTTGTAGGAAAATTATCAATTTTTAAAGTTATAACAGGAAAAGTAAAGACAGATGATATAGTATATAATGTAAATAAGAAAAAACAAGAAAAATTTGCTGGTATATATTTCATAAGAGGAAAGGAACAAATACCTACTAAAGAAATTGTGGCTGGTGATGTTGGAGCTGTTCCTAAATTACAGTATACAACTACAGGAGACACATTAACTTCAAATAAGTCATCTAAAGTTTACTCTGAAATGGTATTCCCAGAGCCAGTTATGTCTATGTCAATAATACCAAAATCAAAGGGAGATGAAGATAAAATATCTTCCGGATTAAATAAACTTCTTGATGAAGATCCTACTTTTAAAGTATCAAGAGACGTTGAGAATGCGGATACTATAATATCTGGAATAGGGGAAACTCATCTAGATGTTATAGCAAGTAAGTTAAAGAATAAATTTGGAGTAGATATAGAACTAAAAACTCCAAAAGTTCCATATAGAGAAACTATAAAAAAATCATCTGAAGTGCAAGGAAAGCATAAAAAGCAAAGTGGAGGACATGGACAATACGGAGATGTAAAAATAAAATTTGAACCAAGAAATGATGGAAATCAAGAACTATTATTTATAGATAAAATTGTTGGAGGAGTAGTACCAAAACAATATATACCTGCTGTTGAAAAAGGACTAAAAGAGGCTATGAAGCATGGTGTACTTGCTGGATTTCCTGTTATAGGATTAAAGGCAACCTTATATGATGGTTCATATCATCCTGTAGATTCATCAGAGATGGCATTTAAAGTAGCTGCATCTTTAGCATATAAGAAGGGAATGCAACAAGGAGAACCCATATTATTAGAGCCTATAATGCAAGTTCAAATAGAAGTTCCTAATGACTATATGGGAGAAATTATATCCGATATAAATAAAAAAAGAGGAAAAGTTTTAGGTATGGATGCGTTTAAAAACTTAGAAAAAATAATTGCAGAAGTTCCTATGGCTGAGATGTTTAAATATGCTACTGATTTAAGGGCTTTAACAGGAGGTAGAGGAGATTTTAAAATGACTTTTAAAAGATATGAAGAAGTACCATATAATGAAGTTGAAAAGGTTATAAATAATATTAAAAAATAA
- a CDS encoding type III pantothenate kinase — MLFVLDAGNTNIVLGIYKGEELVLECRLGTDAKRTADEYGIQVLELLSHNNIDPKDIEGVIISSVVPNIMYSIEHMIRKYFNVEPIVVGPGVKTGINIKYDNPKSVGADRIVNAVAAHELFKKPLIIIDFGTATTYCAVTKKGDYLGGAICPGIKISAAALFEKAAKLPRIELIKPSHVICKNTVTSMQAGIVYGYIGQVDYIVSKIKQEMIELGEGEPYVIATGGFATLISEDSTTIDKVCPFLTLEGLKIIYEKNKE, encoded by the coding sequence ATGTTATTTGTTTTAGATGCAGGAAATACAAACATTGTATTAGGAATTTATAAAGGCGAAGAGTTAGTTTTAGAATGTAGACTTGGAACAGATGCTAAAAGAACAGCAGATGAATATGGTATACAAGTGCTAGAGTTATTGTCACATAATAATATAGATCCTAAAGATATAGAAGGAGTAATAATATCCTCTGTAGTTCCCAATATTATGTACTCAATTGAACATATGATTAGAAAATATTTTAATGTTGAACCAATAGTAGTTGGTCCTGGAGTTAAAACAGGAATAAATATAAAATATGATAATCCAAAATCAGTTGGAGCAGATAGAATAGTTAATGCAGTAGCCGCTCATGAGTTGTTTAAAAAACCACTTATAATAATAGATTTTGGTACAGCAACTACGTATTGTGCAGTTACTAAAAAAGGAGATTACTTAGGAGGTGCAATATGTCCTGGAATAAAAATTTCAGCAGCAGCATTATTTGAAAAAGCAGCTAAGCTTCCAAGAATAGAGCTTATAAAGCCATCTCATGTTATATGTAAAAATACTGTTACAAGTATGCAAGCTGGAATAGTTTACGGGTATATTGGGCAAGTAGATTATATAGTATCAAAAATAAAACAAGAAATGATAGAACTTGGAGAAGGAGAACCATATGTAATAGCCACTGGTGGTTTTGCAACTCTAATTTCAGAGGATTCTACAACAATAGATAAAGTGTGTCCTTTCTTAACATTAGAGGGACTTAAAATTATTTATGAAAAAAATAAAGAGTAA
- the rbr gene encoding rubrerythrin has product MKNLNGTKTAENLMKAFAGESQATMKYSYYASKAKKEGYIQISNIFTETAGNEKEHAKIFLKYILEDPSLPDNSIKIDAAYSVALGDTKSNLNSAANGEEEEWDQLYPYFAKIADEEGFNDIASSFRMIAEIEDHHKKRFKKLLSNIESNNVFKKETPVFWKCLNCGYIYEGTEAPEKCPACAHPQGYFEVLSENY; this is encoded by the coding sequence GTGAAAAATTTAAATGGAACAAAAACAGCTGAAAATTTAATGAAAGCTTTTGCAGGAGAATCTCAAGCAACTATGAAATATTCCTATTATGCTTCTAAAGCAAAAAAAGAAGGTTATATTCAAATATCAAATATTTTTACTGAAACTGCTGGTAATGAAAAAGAACATGCTAAAATATTTTTAAAATATATACTAGAAGACCCTTCTTTACCTGATAACTCTATAAAAATTGATGCAGCATATTCCGTTGCTCTTGGAGATACTAAATCAAACCTAAATTCCGCAGCTAATGGTGAAGAAGAAGAATGGGATCAATTATATCCTTATTTCGCTAAAATAGCTGATGAAGAAGGGTTTAATGACATAGCTTCAAGTTTTAGAATGATAGCAGAAATTGAAGATCATCATAAAAAAAGATTTAAAAAATTATTATCAAATATAGAAAGTAATAATGTATTTAAAAAAGAAACACCTGTATTTTGGAAATGTCTAAACTGTGGATATATATATGAAGGAACAGAAGCTCCCGAAAAATGTCCTGCATGTGCTCATCCTCAGGGCTATTTTGAAGTATTATCTGAAAACTACTAA
- a CDS encoding glycine--tRNA ligase, with the protein MSFEKTMEKVVALCKGRGFIFQGSEIYGGLANSWDYGPLGVEFKNNVKKSWWKRFIQESPYNMGLDSSILMNKEVWVASGHVGGFSDPLMDCKECKARFRADKLVEEHLAANGKDDVSADGWTSDELMNYIDENNIVCPKCGKKNYTDIRRFNLMFKTFQGVTEDTTSEIYLRPETAQGIFVNFKNAQRTSRKKVPFGIGQIGKSFRNEITPGNFTFRTREFEQMELEFFCKPGTDLEWFHYWKDYCWKFLLDLGMTEENLRFRDHGEEELSFYSNATSDIEFLFPFGWGELWGIADRTDYDLKKHMEHSGQELTYLDPTTNEKYVPYVIEPSLGADRVALAFLVDAYDEEELENGDTRTVLRLHPALAPFKAAILPLSKKLSEKALEVYSKLSKKFNIDYDEAGSIGKRYRREDEIGTPYCITVDFDTLEDNTVTVRDRDNMTQVRLSIEELEKFLEEKIEF; encoded by the coding sequence ATGTCTTTTGAAAAAACTATGGAAAAAGTAGTTGCGCTTTGTAAAGGTAGAGGATTTATATTTCAAGGATCTGAAATATACGGTGGTCTTGCAAATTCATGGGATTACGGTCCACTTGGAGTAGAATTTAAAAACAATGTGAAAAAATCTTGGTGGAAAAGATTTATTCAAGAAAGTCCATATAATATGGGTCTTGACTCAAGTATACTTATGAATAAAGAAGTTTGGGTAGCATCAGGACACGTTGGAGGATTTTCAGATCCATTAATGGATTGTAAGGAATGTAAGGCAAGATTTAGAGCAGATAAATTAGTTGAAGAACATTTGGCGGCAAATGGAAAAGATGATGTTAGTGCTGATGGATGGACTAGTGACGAATTAATGAATTACATAGATGAAAATAATATAGTATGTCCTAAATGTGGAAAGAAAAATTACACAGATATAAGAAGATTCAATTTAATGTTTAAGACATTCCAAGGGGTAACTGAAGATACAACTTCAGAAATTTACTTAAGACCAGAAACAGCTCAAGGTATTTTTGTAAACTTCAAAAATGCTCAAAGAACTTCAAGAAAAAAAGTTCCTTTTGGTATAGGTCAAATAGGTAAATCATTTAGAAATGAGATAACTCCAGGAAACTTTACTTTTAGAACTAGAGAATTTGAACAAATGGAGTTAGAATTTTTCTGTAAACCAGGAACTGATTTAGAATGGTTCCACTATTGGAAAGATTATTGTTGGAAGTTCTTGTTGGATTTAGGAATGACAGAAGAAAACTTAAGATTTAGAGATCATGGAGAAGAAGAATTATCATTTTATAGTAATGCAACTTCTGATATAGAATTCTTGTTCCCATTTGGATGGGGTGAGCTTTGGGGAATTGCAGATAGAACTGATTATGACCTAAAGAAACATATGGAACACTCTGGTCAAGAGTTAACATATCTAGATCCAACTACTAATGAAAAATATGTTCCTTATGTAATTGAACCATCATTAGGGGCAGATAGAGTTGCTCTTGCATTTTTAGTAGATGCATATGATGAAGAAGAATTAGAAAATGGAGACACTAGAACAGTATTACGTCTTCATCCAGCTTTAGCTCCATTTAAAGCAGCTATATTACCATTATCGAAGAAATTATCGGAAAAAGCGTTAGAAGTTTATTCGAAATTAAGCAAGAAATTCAATATAGACTATGATGAAGCTGGTAGTATAGGAAAGAGATATAGAAGAGAAGATGAAATAGGAACACCATATTGTATAACTGTAGACTTTGATACTTTAGAAGATAATACTGTAACAGTAAGAGACAGAGACAATATGACTCAAGTAAGATTAAGTATTGAGGAACTAGAAAAATTCTTAGAAGAAAAAATTGAATTCTAA
- a CDS encoding IS6 family transposase, which yields MNKANKKITCPRCYSHKLYKFGKDKEGNQKYQCKECKRQFAPSATPKERQLKDYPRCPVCNKGTFIHHNYSNYINYRCNDKKCNHSFFVAKPTAIDPSSNTTIQGKLNFKGMRFPIHIILMALDLYFLNESSTRRISQYLFRTFNVKVSHVTIASWTKKFAAYFKLKSDNLFYNIDLSDSDEWHADETVVFINGKKHYLWLVIDSESRLIISYHLSPYRDAKQAFSLFNDAKKLGSPRAIVTDRLPSYNIPIKSVFQDTLHIKVQSFKDDISNNIIESFNKTFKSWYKGLKGFNSFDSANKLISVFIFHYNFIRNHSSLRSLTPAEVSGINYSVKAKNNWLLTA from the coding sequence ATGAACAAAGCTAATAAAAAAATTACCTGTCCTAGATGTTACAGTCATAAGCTATATAAGTTTGGAAAAGACAAAGAAGGAAATCAAAAATATCAATGCAAAGAGTGTAAAAGACAATTTGCACCATCGGCTACGCCGAAAGAGCGTCAGCTCAAGGATTATCCTCGTTGTCCTGTCTGTAACAAAGGAACCTTTATTCATCATAATTATTCAAATTATATTAACTATCGTTGTAACGATAAGAAATGTAATCATAGTTTTTTCGTGGCGAAGCCTACGGCTATAGATCCTTCAAGCAATACCACTATCCAAGGTAAACTTAATTTTAAAGGTATGCGCTTTCCAATTCATATTATATTAATGGCTTTAGACCTTTACTTTCTTAATGAAAGTTCTACAAGACGTATATCTCAATATTTGTTTAGAACATTTAATGTAAAAGTATCTCATGTTACTATTGCAAGTTGGACTAAAAAGTTTGCTGCATATTTCAAATTGAAATCTGATAATTTATTTTATAATATTGACTTATCAGATTCTGATGAATGGCACGCAGATGAAACTGTTGTATTTATAAATGGCAAGAAACATTATCTATGGCTTGTTATAGACTCAGAAAGTCGATTAATTATCTCTTATCATCTATCCCCATATAGAGATGCTAAACAAGCTTTTAGCCTTTTTAACGATGCTAAGAAATTAGGATCTCCTAGAGCCATAGTTACTGATAGATTACCATCTTACAATATTCCAATAAAATCAGTATTCCAAGATACATTACACATAAAAGTACAATCTTTTAAAGATGATATTTCAAACAATATTATTGAATCTTTTAATAAAACATTTAAGTCTTGGTATAAAGGTTTAAAAGGCTTTAACTCTTTTGATAGCGCCAATAAGTTAATATCGGTATTTATATTTCACTATAATTTTATTCGTAATCATTCCTCACTACGTAGTTTAACACCAGCTGAAGTATCAGGAATCAATTATTCAGTTAAAGCTAAAAATAATTGGTTATTAACTGCCTAA